From Juglans regia cultivar Chandler chromosome 8, Walnut 2.0, whole genome shotgun sequence, the proteins below share one genomic window:
- the LOC109006180 gene encoding uncharacterized protein LOC109006180 isoform X1, whose translation MKEKPGQTEKEVQENSGLKTAGPEGEITAGMMDVHCNSFFPMFVLLYVIHYFLFMVAASYYHYLNFLGYDDFLELALQFGMIMMFACAFPLAFAFATLAYPSCCHHNWSLAKHFPKSDHAAPSTGALTAELTTVLVLQCPPCHQTRVYYPLGPVCS comes from the exons ATGAAGGAAAAACCAGGGCAGACAGAGAAAGAAGTTCAGGAGAATTCAGGTTTAAAGACTGCTGGTCCCGAAGGAGAAATAACAGCAG GGATGATGGATGTTCATTGCAACTCTTTCTTCCCAATGTTTGTTTTGCTTTATG TCATACATTACTTCCTTTTCATGGTGGCGGCTTCATACTACCATTATCTCAACTTTCTAGGTTATGATG ATTTTTTGGAGTTGGCATTGCAGTTTGGAATGATCATGATGTTTGCTTGTGCATTCCCTCTCGCATTTGCCTTTGCTACTTTG GCCTATCCCTCGTGCTGCCACCACAATTGGAGCTTGGCTAAACATTTTCCAAAGTCAGACCATGCTGCTCCTTCCACAGGCGCTTTGACTGCAGAGCTCACGACGGTTTTGGTCCTGCAGTGCCCCCCATGCCATCAGACCCGCGTATATTATCCCCTAGGGCCAGTATGCTCTTAA
- the LOC109006180 gene encoding uncharacterized protein LOC109006180 isoform X2, whose amino-acid sequence MKEKPGQTEKEVQENSGLKTAGPEGEITAGMMDVHCNSFFPMFVLLYVIHYFLFMVAASYYHYLNFLGYDDFLELALQFGMIMMFACAFPLAFAFATLVYNAFLVNNITEIKTDALKLLTMFKRPIPRAATTIGAWLNIFQSQTMLLLPQAL is encoded by the exons ATGAAGGAAAAACCAGGGCAGACAGAGAAAGAAGTTCAGGAGAATTCAGGTTTAAAGACTGCTGGTCCCGAAGGAGAAATAACAGCAG GGATGATGGATGTTCATTGCAACTCTTTCTTCCCAATGTTTGTTTTGCTTTATG TCATACATTACTTCCTTTTCATGGTGGCGGCTTCATACTACCATTATCTCAACTTTCTAGGTTATGATG ATTTTTTGGAGTTGGCATTGCAGTTTGGAATGATCATGATGTTTGCTTGTGCATTCCCTCTCGCATTTGCCTTTGCTACTTTGGTATATAATGCTTTTTTAGTG AACAACATTACAGAAATCAAAACTGATGCATTAAAGCTGCTTACCATGTTTAAAAGGCCTATCCCTCGTGCTGCCACCACAATTGGAGCTTGGCTAAACATTTTCCAAAGTCAGACCATGCTGCTCCTTCCACAGGCGCTTTGA
- the LOC109006180 gene encoding uncharacterized protein LOC109006180 isoform X3, producing the protein MKEKPGQTEKEVQENSGLKTAGPEGEITAGMMDVHCNSFFPMFVLLYVIHYFLFMVAASYYHYLNFLGYDDFLELALQFGMIMMFACAFPLAFAFATLFHATQNNITEIKTDALKLLTMFKRPIPRAATTIGAWLNIFQSQTMLLLPQAL; encoded by the exons ATGAAGGAAAAACCAGGGCAGACAGAGAAAGAAGTTCAGGAGAATTCAGGTTTAAAGACTGCTGGTCCCGAAGGAGAAATAACAGCAG GGATGATGGATGTTCATTGCAACTCTTTCTTCCCAATGTTTGTTTTGCTTTATG TCATACATTACTTCCTTTTCATGGTGGCGGCTTCATACTACCATTATCTCAACTTTCTAGGTTATGATG ATTTTTTGGAGTTGGCATTGCAGTTTGGAATGATCATGATGTTTGCTTGTGCATTCCCTCTCGCATTTGCCTTTGCTACTTTG TTCCATGCAACGCAGAACAACATTACAGAAATCAAAACTGATGCATTAAAGCTGCTTACCATGTTTAAAAGGCCTATCCCTCGTGCTGCCACCACAATTGGAGCTTGGCTAAACATTTTCCAAAGTCAGACCATGCTGCTCCTTCCACAGGCGCTTTGA
- the LOC109006180 gene encoding anoctamin-9-like isoform X4 — MKEKPGQTEKEVQENSGLKTAGPEGEITAGMMDVHCNSFFPMFVLLYVIHYFLFMVAASYYHYLNFLGYDDFLELALQFGMIMMFACAFPLAFAFATLNNITEIKTDALKLLTMFKRPIPRAATTIGAWLNIFQSQTMLLLPQAL; from the exons ATGAAGGAAAAACCAGGGCAGACAGAGAAAGAAGTTCAGGAGAATTCAGGTTTAAAGACTGCTGGTCCCGAAGGAGAAATAACAGCAG GGATGATGGATGTTCATTGCAACTCTTTCTTCCCAATGTTTGTTTTGCTTTATG TCATACATTACTTCCTTTTCATGGTGGCGGCTTCATACTACCATTATCTCAACTTTCTAGGTTATGATG ATTTTTTGGAGTTGGCATTGCAGTTTGGAATGATCATGATGTTTGCTTGTGCATTCCCTCTCGCATTTGCCTTTGCTACTTTG AACAACATTACAGAAATCAAAACTGATGCATTAAAGCTGCTTACCATGTTTAAAAGGCCTATCCCTCGTGCTGCCACCACAATTGGAGCTTGGCTAAACATTTTCCAAAGTCAGACCATGCTGCTCCTTCCACAGGCGCTTTGA